A genomic segment from Bacillus cereus G9842 encodes:
- a CDS encoding alpha/beta fold hydrolase codes for MAKITVGTENQAPIEIYYEDHGIGKPVVLIHGWPLSGRSWEYQVPALVEAGYRVITYDRRGFGKSSQPWEGYEYDTFTSDLHQLLEHLELQNVTLVGFSMGGGEVARYIGKYGTHRIEKAVFAGAVPPFLYKSADHPEGVLDDVAIQGFENGVKSDRIAFLDEFTKGFFAAGDRTDLVSEPFRLYNRDIAAGASPKGTLDCIAAFSKTDFRSDLAKINIPTLVIHGDSDATVPYEYSGKLTHEAIPNSKVALIKGGPHGLNATHAKEFNEALLSFLKD; via the coding sequence ATGGCAAAAATTACTGTAGGAACCGAAAATCAAGCACCAATTGAGATATATTATGAGGATCATGGTATAGGAAAACCAGTTGTACTCATTCATGGTTGGCCGTTAAGTGGTCGATCTTGGGAATATCAAGTTCCCGCTCTTGTTGAGGCTGGATACAGAGTTATAACATATGATCGTCGAGGCTTTGGAAAATCATCTCAGCCGTGGGAAGGGTATGAATATGATACCTTTACTTCTGATTTACATCAACTATTAGAACATTTAGAGCTTCAAAATGTCACACTTGTTGGTTTTTCTATGGGGGGAGGCGAAGTAGCCCGGTATATTGGGAAATATGGAACCCATAGAATAGAGAAGGCTGTATTTGCCGGAGCTGTACCACCATTCCTTTACAAGTCAGCAGATCATCCTGAGGGTGTATTAGATGATGTAGCAATTCAAGGATTTGAAAATGGAGTGAAAAGTGATCGCATAGCATTCCTTGATGAGTTTACGAAAGGTTTTTTTGCTGCTGGAGATCGAACTGACTTAGTTAGTGAACCATTTCGACTTTACAATAGGGATATCGCTGCGGGTGCATCACCTAAAGGAACATTAGATTGTATCGCTGCTTTCAGCAAAACAGACTTCAGAAGCGATTTAGCCAAGATTAATATACCTACCCTTGTCATTCATGGTGATTCAGATGCAACTGTACCATATGAATATAGTGGGAAATTAACACATGAAGCAATTCCTAATTCTAAAGTAGCATTAATAAAGGGTGGTCCACATGGGCTCAATGCAACGCATGCTAAAGAATTTAATGAAGCACTCCTATCATTTTTAAAGGACTGA
- a CDS encoding anion transporter yields MKEIVFVQNKKRLLMKFEFLKKDLVLTISLILAIVSCLIHSPKIEYINFEVLISLFNLMVAIKALEQLKILDKLAVAILNKCNNSRSISIILILLCFICSMFVTNDVALLTFVPITLVISKKTQMNMMETIILQTIAANIGSSLMPMGNPQNLYLYSYYGIKLIPFLGSILLLAVLGISLLFIFTQKLQKTDLKIELPVITVKNRKKATVWILILITIIASIFGVINYYIALIVTLIAAFTLDRNLLFKIDYFLLITFVCFFIFIGNISHSDALGTFARANLRGDTSVFFSSIFLSQLISNFPTSILLSNFTSDWKALLLGVNIGGLGTIIASLASVISYKLFIQANVKESKAYLIKFSIYNFSFLIILTCIQYFIFKFLKIF; encoded by the coding sequence GTGAAAGAAATAGTATTCGTTCAAAATAAAAAAAGACTCCTTATGAAATTCGAATTTTTAAAAAAGGATTTAGTACTTACCATTTCACTGATACTAGCAATTGTAAGCTGCTTAATACATTCGCCAAAGATCGAATATATTAACTTTGAAGTGTTAATTAGCTTATTTAATCTGATGGTAGCCATTAAGGCCTTGGAACAGCTAAAGATATTAGACAAACTTGCCGTTGCGATTTTAAATAAATGCAATAACAGCAGGTCAATATCTATTATTCTAATTTTGTTATGCTTTATTTGCTCCATGTTTGTAACAAATGATGTTGCTCTCCTCACTTTTGTACCAATAACACTTGTCATTAGTAAAAAAACACAAATGAACATGATGGAGACAATCATCCTGCAGACAATTGCAGCAAACATCGGTAGTAGCTTGATGCCTATGGGAAACCCACAAAATTTATACCTATATTCTTACTATGGAATTAAGCTCATCCCATTTTTAGGTTCAATTCTGCTTTTAGCTGTACTTGGAATTAGTTTATTATTTATATTTACTCAAAAACTTCAAAAAACAGATTTGAAAATAGAACTACCTGTTATTACCGTGAAAAATCGAAAAAAAGCTACCGTCTGGATTTTGATACTTATTACTATCATTGCATCTATTTTTGGTGTTATTAATTATTACATCGCGCTAATAGTCACACTGATAGCAGCATTTACGTTAGATAGAAACTTACTATTTAAGATCGATTACTTTCTTCTAATAACCTTTGTCTGTTTTTTTATTTTTATCGGAAACATTTCCCATTCCGATGCACTGGGGACATTTGCTCGCGCTAATTTAAGAGGAGATACTTCAGTCTTCTTTAGTTCCATATTTTTGAGTCAATTGATTAGCAATTTTCCTACTTCAATTCTTCTATCAAACTTTACTTCTGATTGGAAAGCTTTATTACTAGGAGTAAATATTGGAGGGCTTGGAACAATTATCGCATCTTTAGCCAGTGTAATCTCCTATAAACTATTCATTCAGGCCAATGTTAAAGAGAGTAAGGCATATTTAATTAAATTTAGCATTTACAACTTTTCATTTTTAATCATACTTACATGTATACAATACTTTATCTTTAAATTTCTAAAAATTTTTTAA
- a CDS encoding serine hydrolase domain-containing protein, which produces MWFVYDTAINYLYNFNRREEFFMKTRSKITCASLALLIAGSSLLYITPTSIVKAEPTQNVSSSLQTSTKSDRTSVKKAMRDELQLGYPGILAQISKGGKTWSYSAGIADLRTKKPMKADFRFRIGSVTKTFIATVLLQLSGENRLNLDDSIEKWLPGVIQGNGYDGNQITIRQILNHTSGIADYINSKDFDITDIKKSYTAEEFVKMGISLPPDFAPGKGWSYSNTGYVLLGILIEKVTGNSYAEEVENRIIEPLDLSNTFLPGNSSVIPGTKHARGYLQLDGASELKDVTYINPGSSDGDMISTADDLSKFFSYLLGGKLLKEQQLKQMLTTVPTNREGTGYGLGILEIKLPNGVSVWGHRGAVPGFSTFVGGTLGGKHILAINSNSLNINNPEFFKNILLAEFSK; this is translated from the coding sequence GTGTGGTTCGTATATGACACTGCTATCAACTATCTATACAATTTTAATAGAAGAGAGGAATTCTTTATGAAAACACGCAGTAAAATTACATGTGCAAGTCTAGCACTTTTAATAGCTGGAAGTTCCCTGTTATACATAACACCAACATCAATTGTAAAAGCAGAACCTACGCAAAATGTATCTAGTTCGTTACAAACAAGTACGAAAAGCGATCGTACTTCCGTTAAGAAAGCAATGCGAGATGAACTGCAACTTGGATACCCGGGAATACTCGCTCAAATTTCTAAGGGGGGTAAAACTTGGAGTTATAGTGCTGGGATAGCGGATTTGAGAACTAAGAAACCAATGAAAGCAGATTTTCGCTTTCGCATTGGCAGTGTGACGAAAACGTTCATTGCAACAGTTCTACTTCAATTATCTGGAGAGAACCGTTTGAATCTAGACGACTCAATTGAAAAATGGTTACCTGGTGTGATTCAAGGAAACGGATATGATGGTAACCAGATTACTATCCGGCAAATATTGAATCATACAAGTGGTATTGCTGACTATATAAATTCAAAAGACTTTGATATTACGGATATAAAAAAATCGTATACGGCTGAAGAATTTGTAAAGATGGGGATTTCACTTCCCCCAGACTTTGCCCCAGGAAAGGGTTGGTCTTATTCAAACACAGGATACGTATTACTGGGGATCCTTATTGAAAAAGTAACTGGCAACAGTTATGCTGAAGAGGTTGAAAATCGGATTATTGAACCGCTTGATTTGTCAAATACATTCCTACCTGGCAATTCAAGCGTGATTCCAGGGACTAAGCATGCCCGTGGCTATTTGCAACTAGACGGAGCGAGTGAGCTAAAAGACGTTACTTATATTAACCCAGGTAGCTCGGATGGAGATATGATTTCTACTGCTGACGACTTAAGCAAATTCTTCTCTTACTTACTAGGTGGCAAATTACTGAAGGAACAGCAGTTAAAACAAATGCTTACTACAGTTCCTACAAATAGAGAGGGAACCGGATATGGTCTTGGAATCCTTGAAATTAAGCTTCCGAACGGTGTCTCGGTATGGGGACACAGGGGGGCCGTTCCAGGGTTTTCCACTTTTGTTGGTGGAACACTTGGAGGTAAACATATACTCGCTATCAATTCGAACAGTTTAAACATTAATAACCCGGAATTTTTTAAAAACATTTTACTTGCTGAATTTAGCAAGTAG
- a CDS encoding bifunctional metallophosphatase/5'-nucleotidase, which yields MLKKIIPVALALSTVTFTSVFAAPSIQASTEPNRYIDVQMLGINDFHGQLDTVKKINNKDAGGIEYLGAYLRDREKQNPNTLKVHAGDVVGASTPVSALLQDEPTIEFLNDLKFDVGTIGNHEFDEGVAEMNRLIYGGYHEKTGNFKGAKFPYVAANFYNKSTGRLFLPPFTIKKVQGVPVGFIGVVTTDVPNLVMPTMLKNVEITDEVEAINKSVKQLKKLGVKSIVVLAHNGGTTDGNGVTNGDIVRLVNETDPEVDVIFGGHSHTYVNGTVNNKLVVQANSYGMAFADVDVKIDRKTQDIVEKKAEIVTTYHEGMEPDKKIKKKMEKYQAKIAPLVNEVVGKSIAPLDRKLNTAGESTLGNLVADAQRATMQSQIALMNPGGIRNDLDAGDITWGEIYGIQPFGNQLIKVNLTGQDIRDILNQQWQKDITRMLQISGIQYTWDANKPNGEKVTSIRLTNGEEIIPSKTYSVVANAFLASGGDGFVSFKNGKDAETGPTDFEALVDYIKKSKEPIQSIIDGRIQKIN from the coding sequence ATGTTGAAAAAAATCATTCCAGTTGCTTTAGCATTAAGTACAGTTACTTTTACTAGTGTATTTGCTGCGCCTTCAATCCAAGCGAGTACAGAACCAAACCGCTACATAGATGTGCAAATGCTCGGTATTAACGATTTTCATGGGCAACTAGACACTGTAAAAAAAATTAACAATAAAGATGCAGGGGGAATTGAGTACTTAGGGGCTTATTTACGTGATCGTGAAAAACAAAATCCGAATACATTAAAGGTACATGCTGGCGATGTTGTTGGAGCAAGTACTCCTGTTTCAGCATTATTACAAGACGAACCTACAATTGAATTTCTAAATGATTTGAAATTCGATGTTGGAACGATAGGAAATCATGAATTTGATGAAGGTGTTGCGGAAATGAACCGCCTTATTTATGGTGGATATCATGAGAAAACAGGGAATTTTAAAGGAGCAAAATTCCCATATGTTGCTGCAAATTTCTATAATAAATCCACCGGTCGTTTATTTTTACCACCATTCACTATAAAAAAGGTACAAGGAGTTCCTGTTGGATTTATCGGAGTTGTAACAACGGATGTTCCTAACCTTGTTATGCCTACTATGCTAAAGAATGTGGAAATTACAGATGAAGTTGAAGCTATTAACAAATCCGTAAAGCAATTAAAAAAACTAGGCGTTAAATCTATCGTTGTTCTTGCACATAACGGAGGTACAACAGATGGGAACGGCGTAACAAATGGTGATATCGTCCGATTAGTAAATGAGACTGATCCAGAAGTCGATGTTATTTTTGGTGGGCATAGCCACACGTATGTAAATGGAACTGTTAATAATAAACTTGTCGTACAAGCAAATTCATATGGTATGGCTTTTGCTGATGTTGATGTAAAGATTGACCGTAAGACACAAGATATTGTTGAGAAAAAAGCAGAAATTGTTACAACTTACCATGAAGGCATGGAGCCTGATAAAAAAATAAAGAAGAAGATGGAGAAATATCAAGCAAAAATCGCACCTCTTGTTAATGAAGTTGTAGGTAAGTCTATTGCTCCACTAGATCGCAAACTCAATACGGCTGGTGAATCTACTCTCGGAAATTTGGTTGCTGATGCCCAGCGTGCAACAATGCAATCCCAAATTGCACTTATGAATCCTGGTGGTATTCGTAATGACTTAGATGCTGGTGATATTACATGGGGAGAGATATATGGTATTCAACCATTCGGAAATCAATTAATAAAAGTAAATTTAACAGGTCAAGACATTCGTGATATTTTAAATCAACAATGGCAAAAAGACATAACAAGAATGCTTCAAATTTCAGGGATCCAATACACTTGGGATGCGAACAAGCCTAATGGAGAAAAAGTAACAAGTATTCGCTTAACAAATGGAGAAGAAATTATTCCTTCTAAAACTTACAGCGTCGTTGCTAACGCATTTCTAGCTTCAGGTGGAGATGGATTTGTATCTTTTAAAAACGGTAAAGATGCTGAAACAGGACCAACTGATTTTGAAGCATTAGTAGATTATATAAAAAAATCAAAAGAACCAATTCAGTCTATTATTGATGGAAGAATTCAAAAAATAAATTAG